The following proteins come from a genomic window of Geomonas sp. RF6:
- a CDS encoding isochorismatase family protein: protein MTRAEASLRRRGALIVVDVQVDFCPGGALSVPEGDRIVPVLNSYITLFAERGCPIFATRDWHPQRTSHFREFGGVWPIHCVQESEGARFHPDLVLPPGTIVISKGHTPWEDGYSALQGVTENGTPLPMLLQRMELDRIYLGGLATDYCVKETTLGALQLGFEVTVLADAIAGIDLKEGDCAAALDAMQMRGARLATLEEVRQSLWKK from the coding sequence GTGACAAGAGCGGAAGCTTCGTTGCGCAGGAGGGGTGCCCTGATCGTGGTGGACGTCCAGGTCGATTTCTGCCCCGGCGGGGCGCTTTCGGTCCCGGAGGGGGACCGCATCGTACCGGTACTGAATAGCTACATCACCCTCTTTGCCGAGAGGGGATGCCCGATCTTCGCCACCAGGGACTGGCACCCGCAGCGCACATCCCACTTCAGGGAGTTTGGCGGCGTGTGGCCGATACACTGCGTGCAGGAGAGCGAAGGGGCACGATTCCACCCCGACCTCGTCCTCCCTCCCGGGACGATCGTCATCTCCAAGGGGCACACCCCCTGGGAAGACGGCTACTCCGCTCTGCAGGGGGTCACCGAGAACGGGACCCCGCTCCCGATGCTCCTGCAACGGATGGAGCTTGACCGGATCTATCTCGGCGGGCTCGCCACCGACTACTGCGTGAAGGAGACAACGCTCGGCGCGCTGCAGCTGGGGTTTGAGGTGACGGTCCTTGCCGACGCCATCGCCGGAATCGATCTGAAGGAGGGGGATTGCGCCGCTGCCCTCGATGCCATGCAGATGCGCGGGGCACGGCTTGCCACGCTGGAGGAAGTGCGGCAATCGCTGTGGAAAAAATGA